The Syngnathus scovelli strain Florida chromosome 7, RoL_Ssco_1.2, whole genome shotgun sequence DNA window CCAATTATTTACCGTGACTGACAGAAGAATAAATGCAAAAGGCCCATAATTAACCCTCAAAGCCACtttgtgaaaaacatttttacgaACCCTCTGGCCCCCCCAAGGAAAAATCTAGCTCCGCCTGTGGTGAAAGTGTctattaaaggatttcattttcCCAAATAACACTCAACATTTGATTTGTGTTTAATTCCAATTTTCTACGCTATTCTAGGATACGGCAACGATGGATGACTTGCGAAGAGAGTGCTGAAAAGTTTCTCTCCACCCCCGTCAGCGGAAGTCAGCGGGACAAGGCAGCAGACGTCTTTTCCAGAGGATGGGAAACCTGGAGGCTGGAATTGACTCTCAtttggaaggaggaggaggaggcagcgGTCAGTAGCGCCGCAGATCACATGTGACATGTCGAGTAGCTAGTAATGCCTCCAGACATTTGACCCACATTTCTcagcacattttaaaaatgataaCATGATGTGTAGGTTTATTAATGGTATTATGTCTTCATTAAGATTTAAAGTAATGGCTGATAAATGTAATTAATAGAAGAAGCTGACAGCAAAACCTATTTGGAGTCAAGTGAGTGATAAACAAGATAAAAACTTAGACCGATGCCAATTTAGAAATGACATTTTGCCTTCTTGAGGAAAACAATGCGAGTGTGCGTCTGTGTgacaagttgtgtgtgtgtgcgtgctgtgATGAATGAGGAAGGtttcgcatgtgtgtgtgtgtagatgtgAGACGATGCATTCTAAAGAGACGTTTGCTCATGGGCCAACTTCATGAATACAAATTACAGAAAGGACGGGTGCaccttgcacccccccccccccccgcctaatAGTGAACAAGCACtgcctaccttttttttttcctccatcttcCATCCAATCACAAAAGTAAACCGCGCTGACTTCACGGGCCGCTGACTCATCCATTCAtacattttggttttattatatattataaccAAATCCCATTCAGACTTATAGCGGCCAAGTATTTATAATAAAGGAGCCATTGTCCCGCAGCAATGGCGTTAGTGAAACACGGCAGGTGAGTTTGTTTCAGTAGTCGACTTGGAGTAAAAAAGCGAAATTGTTACTTTGCTTAATGTTCTGTGCTGGTTTAGTTTCTTAAACTTTATAGTGGCTAGGAAAGGTTGAACCGGTCCTCACTTTGAGACAGAaaaagcaagtgtgtgtgtgtgtttgtgagtgtgagagagcgagagagagagagtgtgtgagAGAAAAAGGGGGAGGAGTCAGCAAAGGAAGGGAGCGGGACAATATAGTAAGAAGGTTGAGGTCCAACAGGGAGttgattcactcactcactcacacacacacacacactcgtgcgCACACATTAGCACCTGCACAAGTGTTTTAAGCGGCACACGCAGGTGGAAAGTCTACCTTTGGATACAACATGGAGGGAGAATTATCTATTATAGAGTATTTACATGACACAGACGTATATTCGCACTAGTCAGGAAAAAGTAAGACAATAGTCCCACACAAGACTTGACAACATCCAATCTGTCCAAAGGAGCAGGAGGGAGAACCGAGGGATCGGAACACTGGAGCTCAAGGATAAGCCATGGACACTGCGTGCATCCCGACACACCTGGAGGTGAGTCAAGCATGCATACGCACATCTCAGGGGTAAATGTAGGATTTTAACACCATGCAATCGTTTGGGACAGATGTTTTTTTACTGTATATTTAGTCAAATGTGAGTAAAATAttggaaaaataataaatggtGACATTGGCTGCATTTAATACATTATTCAATTAGATTATTTTAAAAGTTAGATGTAATAAAATGTAAAGTTATGACATGAACACATACAGTAAGTACTGAAAGTGATGAGCAGGTGTCGAGAAGTGCGGCAATACTGATACAATGACCGTCACGCAAGTAATCAGCTCATCAATCAGCTTCATTTGTCAATTTGTCAATCTTCAAGTCACACTATGATGACcaacattaaaatacagtagCATAGCAGGTCTAAgtgttcatgaaaaaaaaaatcttatttcaagtcACTATAACATTAGGCACAGTTTGACCATTAGtgcaaaagttaaatacaactgaagtgTATTTGGGCAATGACCACTAGGGTGACTCGGTACACTTTGAGAATCACTGCACGTATTATTTCAATGAAATACTTCACCGTGTTCCGTGAATATATTTAATATAAGTTTCGCGTTTTGAGTCGAACAGTAGTGCTGAAATGAGACGATGATGAGATGTGTATTGTTTACCGTTATCTCTTTTGGGATTAGCCAAAATGCTTCACTTTTACATcatactctttttttttaacctccaaGTATAATGAAGAAATCAACACGCAAATAAAAAACTAACTAGCACCATTTCGAGAACAAATAATTTGACATCGAGGTGAATGGCGGCCAGCCGCTGCAGTGCATTGTGGGATTTGTAGTATCAATGCTTCACTTTAGACATAACGCTCCAAATGttaattaaaatatgaataGATGAAACTCTAATGACTTCTGTTACCATAAGTGGTATTTTTAGGTGTTCTTAGATGACATTTCGGGCTGCTTGAGCAGTCAAAAGAGGCCCATTGGTCTGGAAGTATGCTGCTGAAGACATTAGTCACACTGgggaaaacacacacgcacgcacgcacacacacgtacaaacaCAGCAGTTGCTCAATCCAAACTCCAGTGCTCTATAAGCTACCTGACTAGTGTTCCCATTATGAGTTCAAAGAGCAGCAGGTAATTGAGCCAGCGCGTTGTGAGGCCGCCGAGGGCGTTATAAATTCAAAAAGCAAGCAGTCTTATGTTTTTCACATAGAGCCCGGCTGTCAGACGAGATGTCAATATTTCCACCCGAGCTTGTCCATTGTAACATTTGAAATGAatgacattttatatttttttctattccaCTCATTCGGCAGCCGTCATGGAAATGGGAGTTGGTACAGTGTTAGGTTTATGAATCATAAAAAGTGCTGAGTGCATTGGATTGCatacaaaatatgaaaaaatggAATTAAATATGAGAAAAAATAGGACAAACGGGATTTTTTAGCTGTAAGCTGTAGAGTGAGactgaaagagagcgagagagaaagggaGAGGAGGAATTTAAGGAAAAGAAACACGGGAAGAGCAACAGGAAGGGAAAGTTGAGGACCAGGCGTAACATGAAGACAGCGGCGGCGGATAAATCAGCCAGCTGCTGTGACACTCGGGGCTGTCCGTGTGCCGCGCACTCTTCCGCAAAAACACCATTCATATAAGGCTTTGGAAAAATGGAATCAAATGGGGGGTGGAAAAAAAGCCATTCAGGTCAAATGAGTGATGCTTTTATGGCAACTAAATGTAATATTGGAGGATTGATTACTGGATTGTGTGTTGTGGCctttttaaatcaatttatGATGTTAAGAGTGACAATATTTATGGAAGCCACTGCATTGTCtctgtttaaaaagaaaaaaaagacatgaggAAGAGGAAAAGGCAAGTTGAAATCAACAGATAAAAAGAGAGGATGGAAGTTTATCGCCACACTGTCTGCTGTTGTGGGAGGTCAGGCAGGTCACATCCAATATGTCTCACAGCAGACGCTGCCTTAAAACCTTCTTTTCACCTTTGCCTGAAAACATTCatcatagtgtttttttttttttaagtcaaaagggaacgtaggattgaaaaaaaatcgtctttgtgaggaggaggaggagtagtAGTGGTGGGTGGAGCCAACACGACATAAAACTACTTTATTCTCTTTTTATTCTTGTAATATCGTATCCTTATTCTTAATTTAAAATTATTCCTTCATTCTTGTGAAATATTAGTCTCCTCATATCATTTATGCTCCTAATATTATTACATATTTTTTGTAACATTACCACTTACTACATTCATTATTTTTTGtagaatttttttattatagtcaaatatttctttttacaGCTTCATGATTTTTTCCTCATGCTTTTTAGTTTTACAACAAAGATTTATatcatatttaatttttttttctcaaaaatagacttttttttcccagcaactTTCCTGTCTTTTCTTGCCGTGTGACCCTTTGAACCTTTCCTTGTCTTTTAGTAGGTCAGTAAAGTACAGAGTGATGTCTTGTGCTTGTCCTCAACGAGCTTTTAGCAACCTGGGGAGAAGCGTCTCGTCTGTAATTGTCCCGCGCTGCCTTGGCCTCAGGTGAAACGCTCCCTGCCGGGCGGGCCGGGGCCGCCACGATCCCACGCTGCTTTTCTCGTGCCCTTTGAACCCGCGTCGGCCTTACGCAATGATGTCGGCATAAAAGCATAAACAGATACGGTCACACCTGtaacctcgctctaacccttttttttttgatagtgtggcTAGATTAGCGGGCCATTACGGTGTCATTACGTGTTCACTTGAGGCCCGAACGCCTCGCTTATCTTGCCGTTAATCGATTTGATGGCTCATAAAGAGATAAAGGACTGGGGTGATAATCATTTTGGGTTTTTTCATCATAGTAAGTTATTTCAATTTGAGTTCAGTTTGTTTTGATTAGATTATAGAGCAGGtagattatttgtttttttggggggcgtgGCTTATTTGAGCTAAATTTTAGCTTTGGAGTATATTAAATAAACTAAGAAAGGCCATTAAGTGacataaaaaagtaaaatacgattcttttttttaccttttcatCAGttgtggtttttatgatgaatttATTTTTTGACTTTTTGGTTTTTACACCTCAACGCAATTAGCGCCGTTAGCGCTTTAATGACGGGTTGACTTATTAACATCCGTGTCATGATGGTATGCTGTTAGCTGTGGTCGTAATTGTGTGACCTCACAGTTTGTGGTCGCGTTCCCACActgacgcatgcacacacacacacacacacacacataaatgttTTCAGGGCTTGGAGTTAATtagaaagaaaaagcaaaacacactCTTTTGACCCTTGCCCACCTACAGTTTTCCATCTTGTTCCCCATGTTAGGTCCACCATGCTCCTTGCTAACCTCCTGCTCCTCATGGTCCTGCCGCTACCTCAAGCCTCGTCCGGTGGCCAGGGTGACACCGGCGAGGCCGACAATGGCAGGTTAGCCGGCACGTCGCCCGCCACCTCAGAGCCACCGCCGCCGACCGGGTCTCCCCTGGAGCCCAACCTGGCTCAGACCATCCAGAGTCTCCTGCTGAGCCGCCTGGGCCTGCAGTCGCAGCCCAACCCTCGTCCTGGCGTGCCCATCCCTCGGTACCTCATGGATCTGTACCGCTTCCACCAGCAGCAGTACCACCTGCTGGAGGACCCCGCCTTCAGCTTCCCCAGCCAGCACGTGCAGCAGGCCAACACCATTCGCAGCTTCCACCACACTGGTAAGACCACTGCGACACACGTCAGTGTCAAAACAAGGGCAAGAAAAGGACCTTTAGCACGTAGCATGGGAAGCTGTTTGTATGTTTATCGCCGCTTGGTGATGTGTAAATCTACTTTATGACAGGTGCGGATATCTTTAACAAGTGTCACTTAACAATCAAAACATGGTTCAAGCAAGTACGTGTCTTCATACACGTTGAAAGTGTCCTACATATTCTTACGTGGctaaacaaagacaaaaaagtcaATAAAAGTAATCTTTTGAAATAACAGTTTGCCCCGTTGTTGTTCTCCTAGAGCCCCTCACAGCAGAGGACCAGAAATGGGCGCACATCTCCTTCAACATCTCCTCCATCCCCTTAGAAGAGAAGGTGCTCTCGGCCGAGCTCCGCCTCCTACGATCCGCCAGGACCACCTCAATGGGCCCCGGACTCCATAGACTGAACTTGTACCTCTCTGGACAGCGGCAGGACCCCACCCTGCTAGAAACCAGACTCCTCACCGCTGAGCCTCAAAGTCATGCAACCGGCAGCCTTTGGGAGACTTTCAGCCTCAAGGCAGAACTCTTCGATTTGGCTATGAACGAAGCGGACCACCTTGGTTTCCTCCTGGAAGTGGTATCGGAGAACAGCACCGGTCAGGGGGAAGGGGAGCCGCATAAGGGGGGGCACTTGAGGGTCTGCAGGTCGGTGGGGCAGGACGAGCACACCTGGGCCCAGGAGAGACCCCTTCTGGTGACGTATAGCCATGACGGGCGCGGAGAACCTTTGGTCAAGCACGGTAGGAGGAACGTCGGCGGGGTGCCTAGGAAAAGCTGGAATAGAGACCAAAAGCGGGGCCGGGATAAAACGTATAAAACGCCGAGCTGGGGGGGCCAAACGGGCAGGGTGAAACGAAACGGAGGTCGCGCGGCCAAGCTCAAGCGCCTCTCCCGCAACCGCTGCCGCCGCCATCCCCTCTACGTGGATTTTAACGACGTGGGCTGGCACCAGTGGATCATCGCGCCCAGCGGCTACGACGCCTTCTTCTGCCTGGGCGAGTGCCGCTTTCCCCTGGCCGACCACATGAATTCCTCCAGCCACGCCATGGTGCAGACGTTGGTCAACTCGGTCAACGGCGCCGTGCCGCGGGCCTGCTGCGTGCCCACCTCGCTCAGCCCCATCGCCCTGCTCTACCTGGACCCCCAGGACCGTGTGGTGTTGAAGAATTACCAGGACATGGTAGTGGAAGGTTGCGGGTGCCGATAGCGTGGTAAACAgaaactgatgatgatgatggcgggATGACGAGGAAATGCTCTCCGGTGAGGGAAAATCTCAGCCTAAGCGTAAATGTCCGAAAACGTTGCGCCGCTTTTCCATTGTATGGTACCACAAAATGTTAGCTTTTCGCCGAGTGTGGCTAATGCAGGCAAAATGGAGACGGTAGAGTTGAACAGCTAAAATGGGGTACACATATATATCACTAACAGGACCAAATTTCAGCATTTTGACCCCCCCCAAAGGTCAAAATATCAGATGTCTTTATTTTCCCCCCCTCATCATTTGTAGTCTCTCGTGTTTAAAAAAATCGGTAGGTGTGTACCCTGCTTAAATGTATGAAATAGTAACTGACTAGCAGTTGTTTTCTAATAAcagcgattaaaaaaaaaaaaaaaaagcgtcaaTGGTGAGCAGGTACCGTGCAGTTGGAAAACGGGGGCAACACTTTGTTTTGCAACAGTGATAAACAGCAGCAATCAAAGcgtctttacaaaaaaaaaaaaactactaagAGGAAGGCTGAGGTTGTCCTTGAAAGCACCCGTGTCACCAGCTATTTAAATACTAAAACACATCAACGATGCCGAGACAGAAAATACAACGCTCTCGTTCTGAATGTACtccattattatttaaaaaaaacaaaaaacaacaacttttctTTGCAGACGTGAAGATGATCCATATCAATCTGCTaacttaaaaaaatgtatttaaaggcTGCAGCGTTGCGGTGTATTTAATCTTGGTGGTATTTAAGATAAGATGCACACTCACATCAAGTAAGTTATGGCTTTACATGTTTGTGATTTATGAGCAACATTCACAACATAAGTGGTGTCCACTAACAAAGCTGTGTGTGTTGCGTAAGAGTGTGTGTTGTGACTTTGGGGTTTGCGTAGACTTTACTTCGCCACAATGACCTAGCGTCAAATAGTCGCTAATAGTGGATTGAATCGATTTGTCGAATAGTCAACACAATGACGATTATGTCGCTAATGGGGTTGAACAGAGTAATCGCTAAGTCAGCAAGTTGTCTTTACTATTCCATAAGGTTTATCGGGAGGTCAATGAGTCACTAATAGACGATTAATTGACTAATGCTAACGGGGTCTAGCCAATTAGTTTATTCATCCACAAAGAGGATGTTGACAAGTCTGCATTTGCTgcaacaaatgtgattttttttttttaaattatacggCTATATGGCTTCACCAATGACATCATCAGTGACTTGTCGACATCCACTAGCCTTTTATCACGATAGTATTGATTGGAAAAAGTCTTTAGTTTGAGCAACCCCTTGTGCAAGTGTGtcagtgtgcgagtgtgtgtatgtgggtgTGTGTTGTCGCTGCTATCGAAGTGATCTCGTTCGCTGTGTCTGCATGCAcccaacagcaaaaaaaaaaaaaaaaaaaaactatgatgACACATTTTTGTGCCTTTCAAAACGACGTGTTGTTTTTCCAGTGTCGCATTCTCCTCTCACTTTGTGAAAACATCgacgcagcaacagcagcagcagcagcagcagcttgtaAAATGTTCCGAATATGACTCctaataaagaaaaacaaacagaacTTGTGAGTTTTCTGTTCCGTGCGCACATGACCTGCAGTTAGAATTTCTATTAGCCAGAAGCAGAAGTGAagccaaatatttaaaaaataaaatcaaaatgagTGCCACTACAATTCATGTCATAGGCTACAACACATTACTGGCCCGTTGATCACCTTTGACCTTCCTTCTCCATTATCTAATCCTTCCACTGTCCAAAAACTGTCACTCACTTCCTTCTCCTCTAACAACCCATCCCTTGCTCCCTCTCTCGTTCACTCGCTCTCATCTAATCCATCAGTAACGCCTTGCGTCACACTCCATGAACCAGGAAGTAGCATGTTgatttttctctttttcccaTTTGAGTTGCAATGAAAGCATTTCTGGCACCCCCAGAATGAAAATATCAGTCATTCATTAATTCATatgctttttttaattgaaaaaaactTTACGTTTCAAACCGTTTTTTGTTACACAACTTTAGCTGGACAGACAGTGTATGTAAAATATAAAATCGTTTTTCATGACATGAATTCAGTTATATTTAACTTTTACTTACAGTAAATTTCAACTATATGTaggtacatttttttaaaaagtttgaGATCCAACTCAAAACTTGTTTTAtaagttgtgttgtttttttttttttttgctaagcgACAGTGTCAACACTCATAACCGGACATGGCTTAAGCGCCGGTGGCAAAAGCTTCCCTTTTGGACGTCAGACATTTGTAACTAACCCCTTAAGTACACTAAATTGCAGTTTGATACGTATGTGTGTCACACCATAAAATGAGAGAGTCCCAGATCGCTGCGGCAGATGTCAATGACTCCACCAGTTGCACGCTGCCGTGGAGCCCAGTCACATAAAACAAACAGCGGCCCATTCTGAAAGCGAACAAGAACAAGCGGACTGAGGCAGGTGTAGCGACTCAGGCCGTCAATCAGGCCCCGGCGCGAGCCAGAAATCCTCTCGGACGATCCAAGAAAGTAGGCCGTGATTGACTGCGCCATGGAGCTGGACGCGAACGCGAGTAGCAGACAAAGACGGCGAGCAACATTCCTCATGAAAACAGCTTTTCCTATCCAGCTCCCCTTCATCCTATTCTTGTAAAAGTTCACGGATGAAAAATGATGTTTTTGCAGGTGTCTCTCAATTTGCTGCATTCCATCTTTTGCTTGCCTGAGCAGCTGCGTTTTGAGAGGAAGCTGAGAGGAGCGCTTTCAAATCTTATTAGCCCTTGGAAGGTTTTCACCACTTTtagatacaaaaaaaatgtctgtggaTCCACACCCGTGTTTGATAATCACAGCAGGCCCACTTCCATAGATTGCTCACTTGCAAAAGGTGCTTGGTGACAAATGTTCCGACGTCTTTTTAACATCTGGCCAAAGTTCCGATTGCATTTCAGTGCACACCTGAGACCTTTTGCTTCCATTTGTAGCTAAGTGGTAAGGGGCGTCGCCATTGATGAGCACAACTTTCCATACTAGCCAATGTTTTTGTCCAAATGTGTGTTCCCGCTCTACATTCTACAGCCCGTCCGTCATTGATAGTTTGTTAAGACACGAATCGCAGCGAACTTCTTCTCCAGATGTTTACCACCATGAGAGTCTCCGCTAAATTAACGGTTTGCAAATGCTAGCCAGGTCTCCTCTCAAAGGAACTGCTTCCATTGAAAAAATTTACGGCCACTGTCTCATATCCAATCAGACAAGAAAGTAAAGTAGGAAATCTAACTGGAAAGATTTGACGCGATTGAGACGATTTACAGCTAGAACGTCACTCTAGAGAATATCTTGAGATGTTACAAATCGGCGGgcggtagtattttttttttcgtggatGTTGTGAACGCTTCTATTgacggcaaaaaaaaatgacactaaTGAAACTTTCAGTATctgttgtgaaaaaattcacaataaaaaatattgaattAATTGGGGGCTATGAAGAGCTGCACAAATTGTTCCTGAGATTTTTGGGGTCAATATTTGTGAAAAAGAGGAAATGAACGTACAAAAGAAAATGGAGGGGAAAGAGGCAACGAGAGGAGGGAGAAAGCCTGGCATTTGGATTAGATTTGCACTTGAAACATCTGCAAAGTCGTCCCGGCCCAAGCGAGCGCTTCCCCACAGGTTTGCGTGTGTCTGAGCTCACTGTTTCCCCTCTTTTTCACCTCTCACTCCCCCTTGTTTgcgcttcacttcctctctgttcTACGTCAGCTTTGGCGCCATTTATCCAGAGCCGTTCTAGTTCCAAAGAAATTCATAGGTACTATTTTAGGGACTTACAATATTATGTTGCATGTGCCCTCACTAGTCTAAAAACAGCTTTCTgaataatattgtgtttgtgggaTATGAGCTAAACATCAATTCACTCCTTTTTATCCATCTtgaagggggcggccattttgccacttattgtcaactgaaaatgacatcatagttgccagctctcaggtcacaaccaatcacggctcagcttcaggaaaccggtgagccgtgattggttgtgacctgagacctggcaactgtgatgtcattttcagttgacaagaagtggcaaaatggccgctcccTCTTAGATGGatgaaaacaggtggattttgcctgttcAATTAATTTAAATCAATTTTAGGCCACAAAAAGAGTCATATtataagataaataaataaataccaaataaataaataaataaataaataatcaaagtAATATGTACTGTCCCTTAAAATAAAGGAAACAACAATAATCTGAACATACTCGTGTGTGTCACCACTACTCATCAATGCATATGTGTGTTCCCAGCACCACAATGAAAAATAGACTTATAAAATGACTCACCCTGTCTGAGAATGAACTGATAAACCGATACCCTTGAAAGACCACACGCATGCCAGTCttagtaggaaaaaaaaagaaaaaaaccctaC harbors:
- the bmp16 gene encoding bone morphogenetic protein 16 — protein: MLLANLLLLMVLPLPQASSGGQGDTGEADNGRLAGTSPATSEPPPPTGSPLEPNLAQTIQSLLLSRLGLQSQPNPRPGVPIPRYLMDLYRFHQQQYHLLEDPAFSFPSQHVQQANTIRSFHHTEPLTAEDQKWAHISFNISSIPLEEKVLSAELRLLRSARTTSMGPGLHRLNLYLSGQRQDPTLLETRLLTAEPQSHATGSLWETFSLKAELFDLAMNEADHLGFLLEVVSENSTGQGEGEPHKGGHLRVCRSVGQDEHTWAQERPLLVTYSHDGRGEPLVKHGRRNVGGVPRKSWNRDQKRGRDKTYKTPSWGGQTGRVKRNGGRAAKLKRLSRNRCRRHPLYVDFNDVGWHQWIIAPSGYDAFFCLGECRFPLADHMNSSSHAMVQTLVNSVNGAVPRACCVPTSLSPIALLYLDPQDRVVLKNYQDMVVEGCGCR